In Bosea sp. Tri-49, a genomic segment contains:
- a CDS encoding DUF6894 family protein → MPKYRVTTKDPSGSARQSMDFPTEQAATDDAQRSLVDMAKETLPNGERAHFKVRVQDQAGDEVYRASLDFKGRGRRKAGAPEEPADD, encoded by the coding sequence ATGCCTAAATACCGGGTGACCACCAAGGATCCGAGCGGTTCAGCCCGCCAGTCGATGGACTTCCCCACCGAGCAAGCCGCGACTGATGACGCTCAGCGGTCGCTCGTTGACATGGCGAAGGAAACTCTTCCGAACGGCGAGCGAGCCCACTTCAAGGTACGAGTTCAAGATCAGGCCGGTGATGAGGTCTATCGCGCTTCGCTCGACTTCAAAGGCCGCGGCCGGAGAAAAGCTGGGGCGCCTGAGGAACCCGCCGACGACTAG